In a genomic window of Thalassophryne amazonica chromosome 12, fThaAma1.1, whole genome shotgun sequence:
- the LOC117522512 gene encoding gastrula zinc finger protein XlCGF52.1-like isoform X2: MLQLFMSKREMLQEEQELILSVDQKDIKEEQETIWPSPEGQQLHWLEDADITELPFTAVPVKIENEDHTQTLLAHQTEMEENTGSEPLASSSTAHRTLTADADEEDYRGPQAASFWGPYRYLQPDTNGGILDSSEAETDDSYEWEPGTEHWSGLNCEEKIESMTNTARKQFHCSKCGEAFHHVNYAEQQNRIQESEKFFSCPECDKRWRQKGSLTTQAGSHTGEKMFVCSECGKTFGLKGNLNTHMRIHTGEKPFGCPECGKKFGQKCHLNTHIVIHTGKKPFGCSLCGKRFAEKSDLNRHMRIHSGEKPFSCSECDRRFGEKRDLNRHMRIHTGEKPFCCSVCGDRFGEKRILTIHMRIHTGEKPFVCSECGKRFGVKSNLNRHVRAHTGEKPFHCSECGKRFGEKSDLNRHMKIHTGEKEGWFGSPTGH; this comes from the exons ATGCTGCAGCTGTTCATGAGCAAAAGGGAAATGCTGCAAGAAGAGCAGGAGTTgattctgagtgttgaccagaaaGACATTAAAGAAGAACAAGAGACAATCTGGCCAAGTCCAGAGGGACAGCAGCTTCACTGGCTGGAGGATGCAGATATCACTGAGTTGCCTTTCACTGCGGTTCCTGTGAAGATTGAAAATGAAGACCATACGCAAACCTTACTTGCTCATCAAACGGAAATGGAGGAGAACACAGGATCTGAGCCTCTGGCCAGCAGctcaactgcacacagaacactgacagcagacgcTGATGAAGAGGACTATAGAGGACCGCAAGCTGCCAGCTTTTGGGGCCCATATCGTTATTTACAGCCAGATACTAATGGTGGAATTTTAGATAGTTCTGAAGCTGAAACTGACGATAGTTATGAATGGGAACCAGGCACAGAACATTGGTCAGGTTTAAACTGTGAGGAAAAGATTGAAAGCATGACTAACACAGCAAGGAAACAGTTTCATTGCTCTAAATGTGGAGAAGCATTTCATCACGTGAACTATGCAGAGCAACAAAATAGAATTCAAGAAAGTGAAAAATTCTTTAGCTGTCCAGAGTGTGATAAAAGGTGGAGACAAAAAGGCAGTCTGACCACACAAGCAGGAAGTCATAcgggagagaaaatgtttgtctgctctgaatgtggtaaaacatTTGGGCTAAAGGGCAATCTGAatacacac atgagaattcatacaggagaaaagccATTTGGCTGTCCTGAGTGTGGTAAAAAATTTGGACAAAAGTGCCACCTGAACACTCACATTGTAATTCATACAGGCAAGAAGCCATTTGGATGTTCtttgtgtggtaaaagatttgcagAGAAAAGTGATTTAAatagacacatgagaattcattctggagagaaaccatttagttGTTCTGAGTGTGATAGAAGATTTGGGGAAAAACGTGATTTAAATAGacatatgagaattcatacaggagagaaaccattttgtTGCTCTGTGTGTGGTGACAGATTTGGGGAAAAACGCATTCTGACcatacacatgagaattcatacaggagaaaaaccatttgtttgttcagagtgtggtaaaagatttggagtcAAGAGCAATCTCAATAGACATGTGCGAgcgcatacaggagagaaaccatttcattgttctgagtgtggtaaaagatttggagaaaaaagtgatctgaacagacacatgaaaattcatacaggagagaaggaGGGGTGGTTTGGAAGTCCTACTGGACACTAA
- the LOC117522512 gene encoding gastrula zinc finger protein XlCGF57.1-like isoform X1, with protein sequence MLQLFMSKREMLQEEQELILSVDQKDIKEEQETIWPSPEGQQLHWLEDADITELPFTAVPVKIENEDHTQTLLAHQTEMEENTGSEPLASSSTAHRTLTADADEEDYRGPQAASFWGPYRYLQPDTNGGILDSSEAETDDSYEWEPGTEHWSGLNCEEKIESMTNTARKQFHCSKCGEAFHHVNYAEQQNRIQESEKFFSCPECDKRWRQKGSLTTQAGSHTGEKMFVCSECGKTFGLKGNLNTHMRIHTGEKPFACSECDKSFGKKSVLNIHMRTHTGNKPFCCCVCGERFGQKCSLNTHMRIHTGEKPFGCPECGKKFGQKCHLNTHIVIHTGKKPFGCSLCGKRFAEKSDLNRHMRIHSGEKPFSCSECDRRFGEKRDLNRHMRIHTGEKPFCCSVCGDRFGEKRILTIHMRIHTGEKPFVCSECGKRFGVKSNLNRHVRAHTGEKPFHCSECGKRFGEKSDLNRHMKIHTGEKEGWFGSPTGH encoded by the coding sequence ATGCTGCAGCTGTTCATGAGCAAAAGGGAAATGCTGCAAGAAGAGCAGGAGTTgattctgagtgttgaccagaaaGACATTAAAGAAGAACAAGAGACAATCTGGCCAAGTCCAGAGGGACAGCAGCTTCACTGGCTGGAGGATGCAGATATCACTGAGTTGCCTTTCACTGCGGTTCCTGTGAAGATTGAAAATGAAGACCATACGCAAACCTTACTTGCTCATCAAACGGAAATGGAGGAGAACACAGGATCTGAGCCTCTGGCCAGCAGctcaactgcacacagaacactgacagcagacgcTGATGAAGAGGACTATAGAGGACCGCAAGCTGCCAGCTTTTGGGGCCCATATCGTTATTTACAGCCAGATACTAATGGTGGAATTTTAGATAGTTCTGAAGCTGAAACTGACGATAGTTATGAATGGGAACCAGGCACAGAACATTGGTCAGGTTTAAACTGTGAGGAAAAGATTGAAAGCATGACTAACACAGCAAGGAAACAGTTTCATTGCTCTAAATGTGGAGAAGCATTTCATCACGTGAACTATGCAGAGCAACAAAATAGAATTCAAGAAAGTGAAAAATTCTTTAGCTGTCCAGAGTGTGATAAAAGGTGGAGACAAAAAGGCAGTCTGACCACACAAGCAGGAAGTCATAcgggagagaaaatgtttgtctgctctgaatgtggtaaaacatTTGGGCTAAAGGGCAATCTGAatacacacatgagaattcatactggagagaaaccatttgcctGTTCCGAGTGTGACAAAAGTTTTGGAAAAAAGAGTGTCCTGAACATACACATGAGAACTCATACGGGCAACAAAccattttgttgttgtgtgtgtggtgaAAGATTTGGACAGAAATGTAGCTTGAatacacacatgagaattcatacaggagaaaagccATTTGGCTGTCCTGAGTGTGGTAAAAAATTTGGACAAAAGTGCCACCTGAACACTCACATTGTAATTCATACAGGCAAGAAGCCATTTGGATGTTCtttgtgtggtaaaagatttgcagAGAAAAGTGATTTAAatagacacatgagaattcattctggagagaaaccatttagttGTTCTGAGTGTGATAGAAGATTTGGGGAAAAACGTGATTTAAATAGacatatgagaattcatacaggagagaaaccattttgtTGCTCTGTGTGTGGTGACAGATTTGGGGAAAAACGCATTCTGACcatacacatgagaattcatacaggagaaaaaccatttgtttgttcagagtgtggtaaaagatttggagtcAAGAGCAATCTCAATAGACATGTGCGAgcgcatacaggagagaaaccatttcattgttctgagtgtggtaaaagatttggagaaaaaagtgatctgaacagacacatgaaaattcatacaggagagaaggaGGGGTGGTTTGGAAGTCCTACTGGACACTAA